In one window of Spodoptera frugiperda isolate SF20-4 chromosome 11, AGI-APGP_CSIRO_Sfru_2.0, whole genome shotgun sequence DNA:
- the LOC118274771 gene encoding uncharacterized protein LOC118274771: MSKFVLYFAVILLTQQCISLPVNENVVSVYTTHPTTMGTNPPIDVYHQIASNIAERITSPIYKFLGLNVSKTEGQSQAKSGPTTPSDKAWGKIELQEDQDLNKQDVKPIDNDISKERDVEEVSPDAVLPKADKKPEKITLYSNYLPVLAKASGFSRSGAQIEAKNDTWNDDDDGFGWDNDREVAKPKEGPFVYILEMLGSIIQLLWGGLMALFRPAAASSASKNL; encoded by the exons ATGAGCAAGTTTGTGCTGTATTTCGCTGTGATATTG TTGACCCAACAATGCATCAGCCTGCCAGTGAACGAGAACGTGGTGTCTGTGTACACCACACACCCCACCACCATGGGTACCAACCCACCGATAGATGTCTACCATCAAATAGCTAGTAACATCGCTGAGAGAATCACTTCGCCTATTTACAA ATTCCTCGGTCTGAACGTCTCAAAGACTGAAGGTCAAAGTCAGGCAAAATCGGGGCCAACGACACCATCAGACAAAGCGTGGGGCAAGATAGAACTGCAAGAAGACCAGGACCTGAACAAACAAGATGTGAAACCGATCGACAATGACATTTCAAAGGAGAGGGATGTTGAAGAAGTGTCTCCTGATGCTGTACTCCCGAAGGCTGATAAGAAACCAGAGAAAATCACTCTCTACTCAAACTATCTGCCAGTTCTAGCCAAAGCCAGTGGGTTCTCTCGAAGCGGAGCCCAAATAGAAGCTAAGAATGATACGTGGAACGATGACGATGATGGTTTTGGTTGGGATAATGATAGGGAAGTAGCGAAACCCAAGGAAGGACCATTTGTGTACATTCTAGAAATGTTAGGCAGTATTATTCAATTATTGTGGGGAGGTCTGATGGCACTCTTTAGGCCAGCGGCTGCAAGTTCCGCGAGtaaaaacctttaa